The following are encoded together in the Pithys albifrons albifrons isolate INPA30051 chromosome 5, PitAlb_v1, whole genome shotgun sequence genome:
- the PRKG2 gene encoding cGMP-dependent protein kinase 2 has product MGNRLVKPKHLRQPDRHIANLAIGCAANHKFLMDPCLGISVINGQADVLCSKVLELEKELRRKNQELQDSQSHVAELQEQLAMQTKVIAELTKELQSKCIQLNKLQDVVSTQGQQSLQPSPLKVSANRRRGAKEGVSAEPTTQLYDLSRQAMFSLEKATVRKDSSEKKLITDALNKNQFLKKLEPHQTRDMVECMYERTFQQGSYVIRQGEPGNHIFVLKEGSLEVFQQNKLLSSIPVWTAFGELAILYNCTRTASVKAITDVKTWALDREVFQNIMRVTAQTRQEQYRNFLRSVSLLKNLPEDKLTKIMDCLEVEYYDKGDYVIREGEEGNTFFIIAKGKVIVTQSTADHSKPQLIKNLHKGDYFGEKALISDDVRSANVIADEYNVECLVIDRETFNQTVGTYEELQTYLEGYVANLAQADEERHAKGRSFCGQLTKEVSLEMIELKEKVAQFPPSPFKNLEVVATLGVGGFGRVELVKVKNENMAFAMKCIKKKHVVDTKQQEHVYSEKKILEQICSPFIVKLYRTFKDSKYVYMLLEACLGGELWSLLRDRGSFDEFTTKFCVGCVTEAFDYLHHIGIIYRDLKPENLILDAEGYIKLVDFGFAKKIGSGQKTWTFCGTPEYVAPEVILSKGHDFSVDFWSLGILVYELLTGSPPFSGGDQMMTYNLILKGIEKLDFPKTITRRPEDLIRRLCRQNPTERLGNLRNGINDIKKHRWLSGFNWDSLKMRKLTSPLKRELSGPTDYSYFDSYPPEEGTPPDELSGWDKDF; this is encoded by the exons ATGGGAAATAGATTAGTGAAACCCAAGCACCTGAGGCAGCCAGATAGACACATAGCAAACCTTGCTATTGGCTGTGCTGCCAACCATAAGTTTTTGATGGACCCATGCCTGGGCATCAGTGTGATCAATGGACAAGCTGATGTTCTTTGCAGCAAGGTACTTGAACTGGAAAAGGAGCTGAGGAGGAAAAATCAAGAGTTGCAAGACAGTCAAAGTCATGTTGCTGAGCTTCAGGAACAGCTGGCCATGCAAACTAAGGTCATAGCAGAACTCACGAAGGAACTTCAGAGCAAGTGTATACAGTTGAACAAGCTGCAGGATGTTGTTAGCACTCAAGGACAGCAGTCTCTTCAACCTTCTCCATTGAAAGTTTCTGCCAATAGAAGGAGAGGAGCCAAGGAAGGTGTATCTGCAGAGCCAACAACGCAGCTGTATGATTTGAGCAGGCAAGCTATGTTTTCCCTTGAAAAAGCAACCGTCCGAAAGGATTCCAG TGAGAAGAAGCTTATCACGGATGCCCTGAATAAAAATCAGTTCTTGAAGAAACTGGAGCCTCACCAGACACGCGATATGGTGGAATGTATGTATGAAAGGACCTTCCAGCAAGGCAGCTACGTCATCAGACAGGGAGAACCAGGCAATCACATTTTTGTGCTCAAAG AGGGCAGTCTGGAAGTCTTTCAGCAGAATAAGCTACTATCCTCAATACCTGTGTGGACAGCATTTGGTGAACTAGCCATTTTATACAACTGCACGAGGACAGCTTCTGTGAAAG CAATCACTGATGTTAAAACATGGGCATTGGACAGAGAAGTGTTTCAAAATATCATGAGAGTGACAGCACAAACAAGACAAGAGCAGTACAGAAACTTCCTCAGAAG TGTGTCCCTGCTGAAAAACTTACCTGAAGATAAATTAACCAAGATCATGGACTGCCTGGAGGTG GAGTACTATGACAAGGGAGATTATGTTATTcgggaaggagaagaaggaaataCCTTCTTTATAATAGCAAAAGGAAAG GTGATAGTTACCCAAAGTACAGCAGATCACTCAAAACCTCAGCTGATTAAAAATCTACATAAAGGGGATTACTTTGGAGAAAAGGCTCTTATTAG TGACGACGTCAGATCAGCAAATGTTATTGCAGATGAATACAATGTGGAGTGCCTCGTTATAGACAGAGA GACATTTAATCAAACTGTTGGAACGTATGAGGAGCTCCAAACTTACCTAGAAGGTTATGTGGCTAATCTGGCCCAGGCTGATGAAGAGCGACATGCAAA AGGAAGATCCTTCTGTGGACAGTTGACCAAAGAGGTGTCTTTGGAGATGATAGAGCTGAAGGAGAAAGTAGCCCAGTTCCCTCCTTCCCCATTCAAGAATTTAGAAGTTGTTGCAACTCTGGGTGTTGGTGGGTTCGGAAGGGTTGAGCTT GTTAAAGTGAAAAATGAGAACATGGCTTTTGCCATGAAGTGTATAAAGAAGAAACACGTAGTGGACACCAAACAACAAGAGCATGTCTATTCTGAGAAGAAAATCCTTGAGCAAATATGTTCTCCATTCATTGTAAA ACTATATCGCACATTCAAAGATAGTAAGTATGTATACATGCTCCTGGAGGCTTGCCTTGGAGGGGAATTGTGGAGCTTGCTGAGAGACAG AGGCAGCTTTGATGAATTCACCACCAAGTTCTGTGTTGGGTGTGTGACAGAGGCTTTTGATTATCTACATCACATAGGAATTATCTACAGAGACCTGAAGCCAGAAAACTTAATTTTGGATGCTGAAGGATATATAAAACTG GTTGATTTTGGATTTGCAAAGAAGATTGGATCAGGGCAGAAAACCTGGACGTTTTGTGGAACCCCTGAGTATGTTGCCCCTGAAGTCATTCTGAGTAAAGGCCATGACTTCAGTGTGGATTTTTGGTCCCTTGGGATTCTTGTGTATGAACTCCTTACTGGCAG tCCACCATTCTCTGGAGGTGATCAAATGATGACATATAATTTGATTCTCAAAGGCATTGAAAAGCTGGATTTTCCTAAAACAATAACAAGGCGGCCTGAGGATTTGATCCGCAGACTCTGCAG